A stretch of Thermococcus bergensis DNA encodes these proteins:
- a CDS encoding ribosome assembly factor SBDS, with product MPISVDKAVIARLKVQGEVFEILVDPYLARDFKEGKEVPIEEILATPYVFKDADKGDKASEHEMEKIFGTSDPYEVAKIILKKGEVQLTAQQRREMLEERKKQIAMIIHRHAVDPRTGYPHPPDRILKAMEEAGVRVDIFKDAEAQVPDVIKALRGTLPLKIETKVIAVKIPSEYSGKAYGEVRKFGTIKKEEWGSDGSWMFLIEIPGGVEEEFYEKLNALTKGTAVTKLIERKGL from the coding sequence ATGCCAATAAGTGTCGACAAGGCAGTGATTGCTCGATTGAAGGTTCAGGGAGAGGTTTTTGAGATACTAGTGGACCCATATCTGGCCAGAGACTTCAAAGAGGGCAAAGAGGTTCCGATTGAAGAAATCCTTGCTACCCCTTATGTTTTTAAAGATGCCGACAAGGGAGATAAAGCTAGTGAACATGAGATGGAAAAGATTTTCGGGACAAGCGACCCCTATGAAGTTGCAAAGATAATCCTCAAGAAAGGAGAAGTCCAGCTTACGGCGCAGCAGAGAAGGGAAATGCTGGAAGAGAGGAAAAAACAGATAGCGATGATAATCCACAGGCATGCGGTTGACCCAAGGACTGGCTATCCTCACCCACCAGATAGAATCCTTAAGGCAATGGAGGAAGCTGGAGTTAGGGTGGATATATTCAAAGATGCCGAAGCTCAGGTTCCAGATGTTATAAAGGCTTTAAGGGGAACTTTACCGCTTAAGATAGAGACAAAGGTCATAGCAGTGAAGATACCCTCTGAATACTCCGGAAAAGCCTATGGAGAAGTTAGAAAGTTTGGAACTATAAAGAAGGAAGAATGGGGAAGTGATGGCTCCTGGATGTTCTTAATAGAGATTCCGGGAGGAGTTGAGGAAGAATTTTATGAGAAACTAAATGCCCTTACAAAGGGCACTGCAGTAACTAAACTTATAGAGAGGAAGGGACTATGA
- the rrp4 gene encoding exosome complex RNA-binding protein Rrp4: MKKVFVKNRELVVPGTLLAQGPFKNGRGTFKEGNRIYSTVVGLVNISNDTVSVVPLEGPYIPEVGDNVIGKIIDVKFSNWVVDIGAPYQATLRVQDAVEEKIDLLKTDLRKIFDIGDIIYAKVKAFNEINQIDLITKGMPFNGGPLRGGQIVKITPSKVPRLIGKGGSMINMIKNLTNTRIIVGQNGWVWVSGKHEELEKLAIEAILKVDRESHTQGLTDRVREMLIKRLHELKEQGIIEEVPQIEEGEKK, encoded by the coding sequence ATGAAGAAGGTTTTTGTAAAAAATAGGGAATTAGTGGTTCCAGGGACGCTTTTGGCTCAGGGACCGTTCAAAAATGGAAGAGGAACTTTTAAAGAGGGAAACAGGATTTACTCAACAGTTGTCGGACTAGTCAACATTTCAAACGATACGGTATCAGTGGTTCCCTTGGAAGGCCCGTACATTCCGGAAGTGGGAGATAACGTAATAGGAAAGATAATTGACGTAAAGTTTTCAAACTGGGTGGTTGACATAGGGGCCCCCTATCAGGCCACACTGAGGGTTCAGGACGCTGTAGAAGAAAAAATAGACCTTTTAAAAACAGATTTGAGAAAAATATTTGATATCGGGGACATAATCTATGCAAAAGTAAAGGCGTTTAATGAAATCAATCAGATAGACCTAATAACAAAAGGGATGCCCTTCAACGGTGGACCATTGAGAGGAGGGCAGATAGTAAAGATAACGCCTTCCAAAGTGCCCCGCCTTATAGGTAAGGGAGGCTCAATGATAAACATGATCAAGAACCTTACGAACACGAGGATAATAGTAGGGCAGAATGGATGGGTATGGGTTAGTGGAAAACACGAAGAGCTGGAAAAGCTGGCCATAGAAGCTATTCTAAAAGTGGACAGAGAAAGCCACACCCAGGGATTGACGGACAGAGTTAGGGAGATGCTGATTAAGAGATTGCATGAGCTTAAAGAACAGGGGATTATTGAAGAAGTTCCCCAAATTGAAGAGGGTGAAAAGAAATGA
- the rrp41 gene encoding exosome complex exonuclease Rrp41 — translation MMGRPEGLKLIDENGRRIDGRKKYELRPLKMEVGVLKSADGSAYVEWGKNKVLAAVYGPREIHPKHLQKPDRAILRVRYNMAPFSVEERRKPGPDRRSIEISKVIRGALEPAVILELFPRTSIDVFIEVLQADAGTRVAGITAASLALADAGIPMRDLVAACAAGKVDGEIVLDLNKEEDNYGEADVPVAIMPIKNDITLLQMDGYLTKEEFLEAVRLAIKGAKAVYQKQREALKEKYLKIAEEVGE, via the coding sequence ATGATGGGAAGGCCTGAGGGACTCAAGCTTATTGATGAGAACGGCAGGAGAATTGATGGAAGGAAAAAGTATGAGCTGAGACCACTTAAAATGGAAGTCGGAGTTTTAAAGAGTGCAGATGGTTCTGCATATGTGGAATGGGGTAAGAACAAAGTTTTGGCAGCAGTTTATGGGCCTAGAGAGATTCATCCAAAGCACCTTCAGAAGCCAGACAGAGCGATTTTGAGAGTTAGGTACAACATGGCACCCTTTAGCGTCGAGGAGAGAAGAAAACCCGGGCCGGATAGGAGGAGCATTGAAATAAGCAAGGTTATAAGAGGTGCCCTTGAACCGGCCGTTATTCTCGAACTGTTCCCGAGAACATCTATAGATGTTTTCATAGAGGTGCTTCAGGCAGATGCGGGTACAAGAGTAGCTGGGATTACAGCAGCTTCCCTCGCTTTAGCAGACGCAGGGATTCCCATGAGAGACCTTGTTGCAGCATGTGCTGCGGGAAAAGTGGACGGAGAGATCGTCCTTGACCTAAACAAAGAAGAGGACAACTACGGAGAAGCCGATGTCCCCGTGGCGATAATGCCCATCAAGAACGATATAACCCTGCTCCAGATGGACGGATACCTCACCAAAGAAGAATTCCTTGAGGCGGTAAGGCTAGCAATAAAAGGGGCTAAGGCAGTGTATCAAAAACAGAGAGAGGCACTGAAGGAGAAGTATCTCAAAATAGCGGAAGAGGTAGGTGAGTGA
- the rrp42 gene encoding exosome complex protein Rrp42, with protein MEVMASIMRDHILNLLKEGKRIDGRGLEDVRPLVIETNVIEKAEGSALVKLGNTQVLVGVKVDFGEPFPDLPEMGVMTTNVEFVPLASPTFEPGPPDERAIELARVVDRGIRESQAIDLSKLVIVPGKLVRVVFIDVHILDHDGNLLDASGIGAIAALLSTKIPKVEYDEESGEVKLLDEYEPLPVTKVPIPVSLAKIGNTLVVDPNFEEEQVMDGKLTVTTDENGYISAVQKSEGGSFKLEEVIYAVDLALQKAQEIREKILEAVGKKE; from the coding sequence ATGGAAGTAATGGCATCAATAATGAGGGATCACATTCTCAACCTTTTGAAGGAAGGTAAAAGAATCGATGGAAGAGGACTGGAAGATGTAAGGCCTCTGGTCATAGAAACAAATGTCATAGAAAAGGCTGAAGGCTCAGCTCTTGTAAAACTCGGTAATACTCAGGTTCTCGTTGGAGTAAAAGTTGATTTTGGAGAGCCGTTTCCAGATTTGCCAGAGATGGGTGTCATGACGACCAACGTTGAATTCGTTCCTCTGGCATCCCCGACCTTCGAACCGGGACCACCCGACGAAAGGGCAATAGAGCTGGCTAGAGTTGTAGACAGAGGAATAAGGGAAAGCCAAGCTATAGACTTGAGCAAACTTGTGATAGTGCCAGGAAAGCTTGTGAGAGTTGTTTTCATAGATGTTCACATCCTTGACCACGACGGAAACCTCTTGGATGCCTCTGGAATTGGTGCAATTGCGGCGTTGTTGAGCACAAAAATACCGAAAGTTGAATACGACGAGGAAAGCGGAGAGGTAAAGCTTCTGGATGAATATGAGCCACTGCCAGTAACAAAAGTCCCGATTCCAGTGAGCCTTGCCAAAATAGGCAACACTTTGGTAGTAGATCCTAACTTCGAAGAAGAGCAGGTAATGGACGGTAAACTGACAGTAACAACCGACGAGAATGGATACATCTCAGCAGTGCAGAAAAGCGAAGGGGGAAGCTTCAAGCTTGAAGAAGTTATCTATGCAGTTGACCTTGCATTACAGAAGGCCCAAGAGATCAGAGAAAAGATTCTCGAGGCTGTGGGGAAGAAGGAGTGA
- a CDS encoding 50S ribosomal protein L37ae: MARTKKVGSAGRFGPRYGLKIRRRVAAVEEKMRQKHTCPVCGRNAVKRISTGIWQCQKCGATFAGGAYLPATPAGRVAKRGVAK; the protein is encoded by the coding sequence ATGGCAAGAACAAAAAAAGTTGGATCCGCAGGAAGGTTTGGTCCAAGATACGGTCTCAAGATTAGAAGAAGAGTTGCTGCCGTAGAAGAAAAAATGAGACAGAAGCACACCTGCCCGGTATGTGGAAGAAACGCCGTTAAGAGAATAAGCACCGGAATATGGCAGTGCCAGAAGTGTGGTGCAACCTTCGCAGGAGGCGCTTACCTGCCCGCAACCCCAGCTGGAAGAGTTGCTAAGAGAGGGGTAGCTAAGTAA
- a CDS encoding DNA-directed RNA polymerase subunit P, which translates to MVNAVYKCAKCGKEFEMDLAIAREIRCPYCGSKIIYKPRPKVGRRVKAI; encoded by the coding sequence ATGGTAAACGCAGTATATAAATGTGCAAAATGTGGAAAAGAATTTGAAATGGATCTGGCCATCGCGAGAGAAATACGTTGCCCGTACTGTGGATCAAAGATAATCTACAAGCCCAGACCCAAAGTCGGCAGAAGGGTTAAGGCAATTTGA
- a CDS encoding ribosomal biogenesis protein: MMLITTSHRPTRRTRSFGHDLERVFPNSTYLTRGKKTIQDLLMEAYDRGYERLLIINVWKGNPLKMTFIKVSPEDWGYLGYLYLHGIKLQREMGFRNLRPIREEMPFIVTTAKRVGLDHIVFGQVFAELTNGKFVPRGEKSLQYIADKYNTDVLGVIERHPRGMAVNFYRFDVSKDRPVGPLISVKIWIMEDGRRWDYKEKLGIKSDEE; encoded by the coding sequence ATGATGCTGATAACAACATCCCACAGACCCACAAGGAGGACTAGAAGTTTCGGACACGACCTAGAGAGGGTTTTCCCTAACTCGACTTATCTGACTAGAGGAAAGAAGACTATTCAAGACCTTCTTATGGAGGCTTATGATAGAGGCTACGAAAGGCTTTTGATAATCAATGTTTGGAAAGGAAATCCGCTAAAAATGACTTTCATAAAAGTCTCTCCAGAAGATTGGGGATATCTGGGTTACCTCTACCTCCATGGAATCAAACTTCAGAGAGAAATGGGGTTTAGAAACCTCCGCCCGATTAGGGAGGAGATGCCCTTTATAGTTACAACCGCCAAAAGGGTTGGACTTGATCACATCGTCTTTGGTCAGGTTTTTGCTGAGCTTACTAACGGGAAATTCGTCCCAAGAGGAGAAAAGAGCCTGCAGTACATAGCAGATAAATACAACACGGATGTTCTGGGTGTAATTGAGCGCCACCCAAGGGGAATGGCTGTAAACTTCTACCGCTTTGATGTCTCAAAAGATAGGCCTGTGGGGCCGTTGATAAGCGTTAAAATATGGATAATGGAAGACGGGAGAAGATGGGACTATAAAGAAAAGCTCGGCATCAAAAGTGATGAAGAATGA
- the pcc1 gene encoding KEOPS complex subunit Pcc1, translated as MIKGRIELEFPDSETARVVYESVLFEHKTVPYRRSRMDFYLKENKVIMEFIAKDNSALRGTLNSYLRWIKVALDVAEL; from the coding sequence ATGATAAAAGGGAGAATCGAGCTTGAATTCCCCGACAGCGAGACAGCAAGAGTTGTTTATGAGAGCGTTCTTTTTGAGCACAAAACGGTTCCCTATAGAAGAAGCAGGATGGACTTTTATTTAAAGGAAAATAAGGTTATAATGGAGTTCATTGCAAAGGACAATTCTGCCTTAAGGGGGACTTTGAATTCTTATCTTCGATGGATTAAAGTTGCCCTCGATGTAGCAGAGCTTTAG
- a CDS encoding prefoldin subunit beta, producing MQNIPPQVQALLGQLENYQQQLQLVIQQKQRVQVELNDAKKALEEIEKVEEDTPIYKTVGTLIIRATKAKALEELKEKVETLEVRLKALERQEQKLNEKIKELTQQIQSSLRGVAG from the coding sequence ATGCAAAACATTCCACCTCAGGTGCAGGCTCTATTGGGACAGCTTGAGAACTATCAACAGCAGCTCCAGCTTGTAATCCAGCAGAAACAAAGAGTTCAGGTAGAGCTCAACGATGCTAAAAAGGCCCTCGAAGAGATTGAAAAAGTTGAAGAAGACACCCCAATATACAAGACAGTTGGCACTCTAATAATCAGGGCAACGAAAGCAAAGGCACTGGAAGAGCTTAAAGAGAAAGTCGAGACCCTGGAGGTTCGCCTAAAGGCTTTGGAGAGACAGGAGCAGAAGCTTAACGAGAAGATTAAAGAGCTTACACAACAAATACAGAGCTCTCTAAGAGGAGTGGCTGGGTGA
- a CDS encoding DUF3194 domain-containing protein, whose product MKKVFHIGLPELSEDELIAIGELAQEVIIDYIFEHLTRSEVKDIEVTTRINREDTLDLEIEVYLEVPIFVKVDVEKLVDEALEAAYEKVEKRLREIAGQDKAQELSE is encoded by the coding sequence ATGAAAAAGGTATTTCATATCGGGCTTCCAGAGCTGAGTGAAGATGAGCTGATAGCAATTGGTGAACTAGCTCAGGAAGTCATCATAGACTACATCTTTGAGCACTTAACGAGGAGTGAAGTGAAGGACATAGAGGTGACGACGAGGATAAACCGCGAAGATACCCTGGATTTGGAAATAGAGGTCTACCTTGAGGTGCCAATATTCGTAAAGGTGGACGTTGAAAAGCTGGTTGACGAGGCACTTGAAGCTGCTTATGAAAAAGTTGAAAAAAGGTTGAGGGAAATTGCGGGGCAAGATAAAGCTCAAGAACTTTCTGAATAA
- a CDS encoding DHH family phosphoesterase, which produces MRGKIKLKNFLNKAREKNYSFLLLCHHNADPDSLGSAIAFSRYLTSLGLKNRIGVSQSVSSYAKRLLNFAQVERNPSVLEDVVIIFDTSSIEQLEPVEVPNDRYVIVIDHHVEKENPIKAHIKIIDSSRTSTAEIVWELLEYFGFYDEVSAKALLAGIVTDTANFRYANSKTFKTVSRILERFDIQMGEIYNLVAPVTDENIDQAKRMAILKACQRMEIKKVGTYIIAVSKVSAYESLACKVFLQLGADVAIVGSDKNGVRISARAKENLVKKGLHLGRLMEKVGPIIDGSGGGHSGAAGANGKRNLEEAVKFLVKEIEMFLKTLG; this is translated from the coding sequence TTGCGGGGCAAGATAAAGCTCAAGAACTTTCTGAATAAAGCAAGGGAAAAGAATTATTCTTTTTTACTGCTGTGCCATCACAATGCCGACCCGGACTCTTTGGGTAGTGCTATAGCTTTTTCCAGGTATCTTACAAGCTTAGGGTTGAAAAACCGGATAGGTGTTTCTCAAAGCGTCTCGTCTTATGCAAAACGCCTTCTCAACTTCGCCCAGGTAGAAAGGAATCCATCCGTTTTAGAAGACGTGGTTATAATCTTTGACACTTCTTCCATCGAGCAGCTGGAGCCTGTTGAAGTTCCAAATGATCGGTATGTAATCGTTATCGACCACCACGTTGAAAAGGAGAACCCCATAAAAGCCCACATAAAAATCATCGACTCCTCAAGGACTTCCACCGCAGAGATTGTGTGGGAGCTCTTGGAGTACTTTGGCTTTTATGATGAAGTTTCCGCGAAAGCTCTTCTGGCGGGAATAGTTACGGATACTGCCAACTTTAGGTATGCAAACTCAAAAACTTTCAAAACAGTGTCCAGAATCCTGGAGAGATTTGATATTCAAATGGGGGAGATATACAATTTAGTTGCTCCGGTTACGGATGAGAACATAGACCAGGCAAAGAGAATGGCCATATTAAAGGCCTGCCAGAGAATGGAAATAAAAAAGGTGGGCACTTACATAATAGCAGTTTCGAAAGTCTCTGCCTATGAGTCCTTGGCCTGTAAGGTTTTCCTTCAGCTTGGGGCCGATGTTGCGATTGTTGGAAGTGATAAGAACGGAGTCAGGATTTCTGCAAGGGCGAAGGAGAACCTTGTCAAGAAAGGCCTTCACCTGGGCAGGCTTATGGAGAAAGTCGGCCCGATTATAGATGGCTCAGGTGGCGGGCACTCCGGAGCGGCTGGTGCTAATGGAAAGAGAAACCTTGAGGAAGCCGTTAAGTTTTTAGTGAAAGAAATCGAAATGTTTCTAAAGACGTTGGGGTGA
- a CDS encoding tRNA-binding protein → MWDTSKDYRLLVAEKAVELFLKTVEGAKFKGKWDKKTAVKLAKEMIPEIQALRYSYLEPQELIDTPQMKALKEKALGIIEALGGEDWYIKFLELADKSEREKVEESIAKVRFFLNTILNLDKRLELGKINDPVIAVDIKVGEVMSAGKHPNADRLLVCNVNIGDRAITVVTNDLTVKEGHRVAVALLPPANFRGITSEGMFLGAGEGVLKDVKGEIGGLPKGIPLEALKETRNLVEAFLKE, encoded by the coding sequence ATGTGGGACACAAGTAAAGATTATCGGTTGCTGGTGGCTGAGAAAGCCGTTGAGTTGTTTTTAAAAACCGTTGAAGGGGCAAAATTCAAGGGAAAGTGGGACAAAAAGACAGCAGTAAAACTGGCAAAAGAGATGATTCCCGAGATTCAGGCATTGCGCTACTCGTATCTGGAGCCGCAGGAGTTAATTGACACTCCTCAAATGAAAGCACTAAAAGAAAAAGCTCTGGGAATAATCGAGGCACTGGGCGGCGAAGACTGGTACATCAAGTTCCTTGAGCTGGCAGATAAAAGCGAGAGGGAGAAGGTCGAAGAGAGCATCGCAAAGGTTCGCTTTTTCCTGAACACGATTCTCAACCTTGATAAGAGGCTGGAATTGGGTAAGATAAACGACCCGGTTATTGCAGTGGACATAAAGGTTGGCGAAGTCATGAGCGCTGGCAAGCATCCAAATGCGGATAGGCTCTTGGTGTGCAACGTCAACATAGGGGATAGAGCAATTACAGTGGTTACAAACGATTTAACCGTTAAAGAAGGCCACAGAGTTGCTGTAGCTCTTTTACCGCCAGCAAACTTCAGAGGAATCACTAGTGAGGGAATGTTCTTGGGAGCGGGAGAAGGTGTTTTAAAGGATGTAAAGGGCGAAATCGGCGGTCTGCCCAAGGGTATTCCTCTTGAGGCGTTGAAAGAAACAAGAAACTTGGTTGAGGCATTTTTGAAAGAGTGA
- a CDS encoding RNA ligase — translation MVSSYFKDILLELGISRERIEILENKGGITEDEFDGIRYLRFKDSAGSLRRGTVVFDFHNIILGFPHIKRVVHLENGIKRVFKRKPFYVEEKVDGYNVRVAQVEGRVFAFTRGGFICPFTTERIEDFVNMEFFKDYPNLVLCGEMAGPESPYLVEGPPYVKEDIKFFLFDIQEKKTGNSLPVEERLRLAEEYGIPSVEVFGVYDISKIDELKELVERLSRERREGVVMKSPDMKKIVKYVTPYANVNDIKIGARIFFDLPQGYFMQRIKRLAFYLAEKRVQDEEFEKYAKALGRAFLEPFVESIWDVSAGEEIAEVFTVRVKHIETAYKMVSHFERLGLKIHIEDIEEMPQGYWRIMFKRVYPDATREIKELWSGHPFVD, via the coding sequence ATGGTGAGTTCCTATTTCAAAGATATCCTTCTTGAGCTTGGTATAAGCAGGGAGCGTATTGAAATACTGGAAAATAAAGGTGGCATAACAGAGGATGAATTCGATGGAATACGGTATCTCAGGTTTAAAGATTCTGCTGGAAGCTTAAGAAGAGGGACTGTCGTTTTTGATTTTCATAACATCATACTTGGCTTTCCTCATATAAAGCGGGTTGTTCATCTGGAAAATGGAATAAAGAGGGTGTTCAAGAGGAAACCCTTCTATGTAGAGGAAAAAGTCGATGGGTACAACGTAAGGGTTGCCCAGGTAGAGGGAAGGGTTTTTGCATTTACCCGGGGTGGTTTTATATGTCCCTTCACCACAGAGCGAATTGAGGACTTTGTTAATATGGAGTTTTTCAAGGATTATCCAAATTTGGTCCTTTGTGGGGAGATGGCGGGGCCGGAAAGCCCATATCTCGTTGAGGGGCCTCCCTATGTGAAGGAGGACATAAAGTTCTTCCTTTTTGATATTCAGGAAAAGAAAACGGGGAATTCCCTTCCCGTGGAGGAGAGGCTTAGGCTGGCTGAGGAGTACGGAATTCCAAGCGTTGAAGTGTTTGGGGTGTATGATATCTCAAAAATCGACGAGCTTAAGGAGCTTGTGGAGAGGTTGAGCAGGGAAAGGAGAGAAGGGGTAGTCATGAAAAGCCCCGATATGAAGAAAATTGTAAAGTACGTCACACCTTACGCTAATGTCAATGACATTAAAATTGGAGCAAGGATTTTCTTTGACCTTCCACAGGGATACTTTATGCAGAGAATAAAGCGACTTGCTTTTTATTTGGCCGAAAAGAGAGTGCAAGATGAAGAATTCGAAAAATATGCAAAGGCTTTGGGAAGAGCCTTTCTGGAACCCTTTGTGGAAAGCATATGGGACGTTAGCGCTGGAGAAGAAATAGCGGAAGTTTTTACTGTAAGAGTAAAGCACATAGAAACAGCCTATAAGATGGTATCCCACTTTGAACGTTTAGGCTTGAAGATTCACATAGAGGACATAGAAGAAATGCCCCAAGGCTACTGGAGGATTATGTTTAAACGGGTTTACCCTGATGCTACAAGAGAAATTAAAGAGCTTTGGAGCGGACATCCTTTTGTTGACTAG
- a CDS encoding DUF4443 domain-containing protein, with the protein MDWKRGAYPEFKIEDAIAVLFLLKTPKGRKQISEELNLGEGTVRTLLKKLSSIELVESQQKGHLLSEKGIKVLQEISKLFSEPLEVTPVEGFVTYALAVKNPPEFRSIELRDEAIRFFAKGAMILTVQNGEIVFPEDGRPLKETLPELSDDLKKLPVENGDLVIVTWAENKADALKSLIHVALNLKGELLPEEIKKLIE; encoded by the coding sequence ATGGATTGGAAGCGAGGTGCATATCCCGAGTTTAAAATTGAGGATGCTATTGCCGTGCTTTTCTTGTTAAAAACACCCAAAGGACGAAAACAGATTTCTGAAGAGTTAAATCTTGGAGAGGGGACTGTCAGAACGCTTTTAAAGAAGCTTTCTTCAATTGAACTGGTTGAATCCCAGCAAAAAGGGCATTTACTGAGTGAGAAGGGTATTAAAGTCCTCCAGGAGATTTCAAAGCTGTTCTCAGAGCCTTTAGAGGTAACTCCAGTTGAGGGATTTGTGACGTATGCACTTGCTGTGAAAAATCCCCCAGAGTTTAGGAGTATAGAGCTCAGAGATGAAGCAATTCGCTTTTTCGCTAAGGGCGCCATGATTTTGACGGTACAAAACGGTGAAATAGTATTTCCAGAGGATGGAAGACCTTTGAAGGAAACCCTTCCCGAGCTTTCCGATGACCTCAAAAAGCTCCCTGTTGAAAATGGCGACCTTGTAATTGTTACGTGGGCCGAGAACAAAGCAGATGCTTTGAAAAGTTTAATCCATGTTGCATTGAACTTAAAAGGGGAACTATTGCCAGAGGAAATTAAAAAACTTATTGAGTGA
- a CDS encoding RNA-binding protein — MKIKHPLSKKDVKKIIEEMTKMFGEEVATKLISKNDQVLVGEFDKTTQILFVNGKPRFIRREKLIFPLVITLYELSDKEDLRKWKRRVVVDQGAVPHILNGADVMAPGIVDADEEIKEGDFVFVVEEQYGRPLAIGIALMDGKTMKEKPKGKAVKIIHHAKDKIWELTAV; from the coding sequence ATGAAAATAAAGCATCCACTGAGCAAAAAAGATGTCAAGAAGATAATAGAAGAGATGACCAAAATGTTCGGGGAAGAAGTTGCTACGAAGCTAATATCAAAAAATGACCAAGTTTTGGTCGGTGAATTCGATAAAACTACCCAGATTTTGTTTGTCAATGGAAAGCCCCGGTTTATAAGGCGAGAAAAGCTTATCTTCCCGCTGGTAATAACCCTATATGAGCTTTCCGACAAGGAGGACTTAAGAAAATGGAAGCGCAGAGTTGTTGTCGATCAGGGCGCAGTTCCACATATATTGAACGGTGCCGATGTCATGGCCCCGGGTATAGTGGATGCAGATGAAGAAATAAAAGAGGGCGATTTTGTGTTTGTGGTGGAAGAGCAGTATGGGAGGCCACTGGCAATTGGGATTGCACTGATGGACGGAAAAACCATGAAAGAGAAACCAAAAGGGAAGGCCGTTAAAATAATACACCACGCAAAAGATAAAATCTGGGAGTTGACTGCAGTATGA
- a CDS encoding adenylyltransferase/cytidyltransferase family protein, with amino-acid sequence MNEKKKIRVVVGGVFDILHVGHIHFLKKARELGDELIVIVAHDETVKERKGRPPINSMYERAELLKALKMVDDVVIGDPGHISLELIKKLKPDVIALGPDQNFDVYALKEELRKHGIEAEVIRIPYAYKADVAKTSKIIQKIVEIFCE; translated from the coding sequence ATGAATGAAAAGAAAAAGATAAGGGTTGTTGTCGGGGGTGTCTTTGATATCCTCCATGTGGGGCATATCCACTTTTTAAAAAAAGCGAGAGAGCTTGGGGATGAGCTTATAGTAATAGTTGCCCACGATGAAACGGTAAAAGAGAGGAAGGGCAGGCCGCCAATAAACTCCATGTACGAAAGGGCTGAACTTTTAAAAGCGCTCAAGATGGTGGATGACGTTGTAATTGGGGACCCTGGACACATAAGCCTCGAACTCATTAAAAAGCTTAAGCCAGATGTCATTGCATTGGGCCCTGATCAAAACTTTGATGTCTATGCCCTGAAAGAAGAACTCAGAAAACATGGCATTGAGGCAGAGGTCATCAGAATACCCTACGCATACAAAGCGGATGTGGCTAAAACAAGCAAAATAATTCAAAAAATAGTGGAGATATTTTGCGAGTGA